The genomic stretch ACCTCGCCGACCGACGACCAGCAGCGCGGACTCACTCGCCCGCTCCAGCAAAACACTCGCCGGCCCACCGTCCACGATCTCGGTCGTCACCGCCGCGGACGGCGCGATCTCCGCCACGTGCCGGGCGGCGTCCGCCAGCACGTCGCGACCGGCCGACCGCCCGTCCTGGCCCTCCGGCGGACCCCACTCCGGCCACATGGCGTACGCGTACGTCGGCCAGGCGTTGACGTAGACCAGGTTCAGTGCGCGCCCGCGCCGGTTGGCCTGCACCGACGCCCACGCGACTGCGTCCAGGCTGGCCGCCGAGCCGTCCACGCCGACGGTCACCGGGGCTCCCGCTGCGTACGTCATGACGTCGCTCCTCTCACTCGTGAGCTCTCACCGCTGACGCTAGAACGCAGGATGACCAGCGGGAACGGGCTAAGGTCCCGAGTTGCGGGCCCTGTGCCCCGGTCGGCCCGGCGTCAGGCCGCGCGCGCCGGGTACGGGCTCACCATCACGCCGGAGTACGCCTCCGGCGCCCCCGCCGCGTGGTCGGGGAACTCGGCGAGGAACGCGCGCACGAACGGCGTCGCATGGTGTTGTTCGAGGGCCGCGGGCGAGCGCCAGACCTCGTAGAGGAAGAACCGGCCGTCCTCCTGCTCGTGGACGTGGTACTCCAGGTTGCCGTCCTCGGCGCGGGAGGGTTCGACGAGGCCGGTCAGCAAGGCGCGGAGCGCGTCGGCGTGGCCGGGTTTCGGTGTCACGAAGCCGTAGAGCGAGACCGTGGTCGTTGCGGTTGGTGTCATGGCTCGACGCTAAGATCTGACATCGATGTGAGTTTCAAGGCTGAGTTTTATGGAGTGGATCACGTGAAGATCGGTGAGCTGTCGCGCGCCACCGGCGTCTCGATCCGTCTGCTCCGGTACTACGAGGAGCAGGGTCTGCTGGTCTCCGAGCGCAGCGCCGGAGGGCACCGCCAGTACGCCGCGGACGCACCCGCCACGGTGGCTCGCATCCGGGGTCTGCTCGCCGCGGGCCTTTCCACCCGCGTCATCCGCGACCTCATGCCCTGCTTCGCGGGCGACGGCATCGCGCTGCAGGCGTGCGTGCTCGACCATCTCACGACCCAGCTCGCCGACCTGGAGGCCCGCATCGCGGACCTCTCCGACGCGCGCACGGCGCTCCTCGGGATCCTGGACGCGTCCACCCGGTCACCGGCGCAGCTCAGCGCCTGAGCGAACGGGTCGTCCGCATGATCTCTCCTCACCGGCTCACGCGGTGACCGCGTGGCGGACGACCAGCACCGGGCAGTCCGCGTGGTGGACGAGACGGCCGGCGACCGAGCCGAGCCGCATACCCGCGAACCCGCCGCGTCCGTGCGAGCCGACGACCAGCAGCTGGGCGGTGCGCCCGAGCTCGAGCAGCGCCGCGGCGGGGCGGTCCCGGACGACGTGGGTACCGACCCGGACCGACGGGTACTTGGCCCGCCACGGCTCCAGCGTGCTGTCGACGAGGTTCGCGGCCTCCTCGCGCAGCCGGTCCCAGGTCGGCCAGGCCCCGACGGCCGCGCCCGCCGTGGCGACCAACGTGACGTCGCTCCAGGCGTGCACCGCCACCAGCGGCGCCTTCCGCTGCGCGGCCTCCTCGAACGCGGCGGTCAGCGTCGCGTCCTCGCGGTCGGAGCCGTCGACGCCGACGACCACCGGCGCATCCGTGCGGGCCGCCCGCGTGCCGCGGACCACCGCGACGGAGCAGTCCGCGTGAGCGGTGACCGCCGCGGAGACCGAGCCCAGCAACAGGTTGGTGAACTCGTTGAGGCCCCGGCAGCCGACCACGAGCAGGTCGGCGTGGTGGGACGCCTCCAGCAGGGCCGGCACCGGAGGTTGGGCCACCACCGACCCGGTCACTTCGATCTCGGGCGCGTGCTGCTGGATCCGCGCCACCGCCGCCTCCACCGTGCGTCGGGCGTCCTCCCCGACCGCCTCGCGCAGGTCCGGAAGCGGATACGCGGTGTAGGCAGGCAGCGGCGTCGGGATCTCCAATCCGGTGACCACCCGCACCGACGCAGCGTGCCGCCGGGCGTACTCGGTCGCCCAGTCCACAGCGATGAGCGCCGGCTCCGATCCGTCGGTGCCGACGGCGACGACAGGGGTGCTGGTCATGGTTGCCTCCTCGTCCTCTGATTCCAGCCTGCGACGACTCGCGCCCGACCGGCAGAGTCGAAAGTCCTCCGCTCAGCCCACACCGACCGGCGTAACGGCCCTCAGAGCAGGTCGGCGAGGAGGCCGGCGGCGCGCTGGGCGCCGTCGGTGGCCACCGGGCGGTAGCGCACCGGGCGGCCGATCTCCTCCCGGATCACCGCCGCGAGCGTCTCCGGCGTGAGGTCGTCGTAGTCCAGCCGACGCCCCGCCCCGTACCGACGCAGCCGGTGCGGCACGTGCACGTTCTGCTCGAAGTGGGAGCGCAACGGCACGTGGACGAACGGCCGCCCGGCGGCGGTGAGCTCCATGCACGTCGTCAGCCCGCCCTGCACCACGGCGAGGTCGCAGGCGGCGAGGTGCCGGGGTAGGTCGGGCACGTACTCCCGCACCTCGAGACCGGGCCGCGCCGGGAACGCGGCGGCCGGGATGCGGGGTCCGGTGACGACGATCATCCGCAGGCCCGGCACGCTCCGCGCCGCGGCGGGGAACGCGTCGACCACCCGTCGCAGCAGGTGGTGGCCGACGCCTGACCCGCCGACCGTCACCACGCACACCCGCTCGTCCGGGCGGTACCCGAGCGCGGCCCGCAACTCGTCGCGGTCCGGCACCGGCTCCCCGGTGCTGACGTACCCGGAGAACGCGTAGTGCTCCCGCGTCCAGTCGGCGATCCGCGGCAACCCCGGTCCGAACCGGTCCGGGACGACGTCCTCCGGGTCGCCGACGAAGATCGCGCGGTCGCGCACCCGCGGGTAGCGGGCGATGTGCTCGATCATCTCCGCGTTGTAGTCGGCGGCCACCAGCGCCTCCCGCTCACCACCGTCCGGCATCGGCAGGTACCCGACGAAGTCCGTGAACCAGGCGTAGGCGAACCGCTTGAGCTCGGGGTTCTCGTGCAGGAAGTGGTCGACCTCCCAGGCTTCGTCGCCGACGACCAGGTCGTACTGCCCGTCCGCGACGACGTCGGAGAAGAGCAGGAAGTTCGCGACCAGGATCTCGTCCATCCGGCGCAGCGCCTCGAAGCAGTGCAGGTCGTGTTCGGCCGCCTCGCTCTCGACGTGCGCGGACTCGCTCGCCAGCCATCGGCTCGCCGGATGGACGTGCTCCCCGGCCTGCTCCAGCAGCGTCGTCACCGGGTGTTGCGCGAGCCAGTCGATCCGGACGTCCGGGTGGTGCTCCCGGAGCGCGGCCGCGATCGCGACGTCCCGACGCGCATGGCCGAGCCCGATCGGCGACGACAGGTACAGGACCCGTCGCGGCCGGGTGCGCCCGGTCGTCCAGGTGCGGGTGACGGGTGAGGTCGGCGCCGGGGTGCTCGGGTCGGGTCGGAACACCTGGTCAGGGCGAGACAGACGCCCGCGAGGCGCGAGCCGCTCGGCGAACTCGTGGAGGAGCAGCGTGATCCGCACCGGGTCGCGGGCGAGCGGCAGGTGCCCGCCGCCGGCGATCGAGACGTACTCACCGCCGAGCAGCCCGGCCAACCGCTCCCCCACCCGCGCGGGGATCACCCGGTCGTCGTCCCCGTGGATGACCAGCGTCGGCACGGTCGTCCGGGCGCACCACTCCTCGATCGACGCCCGGTCCGGCCGCACGCTGTCCGCCTCGGCGCTCAGTACCGCCGCTGTGGTCTCGCATCCCCAGCCCACCGCGTCCTCGATCGCCTTGGTCGAGTGCTCCTCGGGCAGGCACTGTCCGAAGAAGAACCAGAGGAAGTCCTCGTAGTGCTCGTGCCAGTACCGCCGGTTGTACTTCGCCCAGTGGGCCTCGGGATCCCGGCGGAGCCCGGGCACCGCCGACGGCTCCAGCGGAGGCGGTGGGGCGTCGAACGCCCGGAGGGCGGCGTTCCGGCCGGGTGACCCGCCGCCCAGCGCGACCGCGGGGCCGAGGAACACCGCCCCGAGGACCCGCTCGGGGTGGTCGGCGGCGAGGCCGAGCGCCCAGTTGGCGGCCCGGGACAGGCCGACCACGACGGCCCGCTCGGTACCCGTCGCGTCCAGGACCGCCAACGCGTACGCCACCTGCGCGGACTGGTCGTACGCGGACGGCACCACCGGACGGTCCGAGCGCCCGTTGCCCGGACCGTCGTAGGTCACCACCCGGTGGTGCCGGGCCAGGTGGGCGACCTGCAACTTCCAGAACCGCTTGTGGACGATCGTCCAGGTCGGCAGGAGCAGGATCGTCGGCCCACCGGAGCCGGCGACCTCGTAGTGGATCGTGACCTGGCCGACCTCGACGTAGCCCTCCGCGTCCGGGGAGCGCGCCTTCACCGGGGCTCCACCGGTACCGCTCGACGGCGGCCGGCCGTTCCCGGCACACGCGGCACGAACCGCGGAACCTCGCGCTGGTACCGCCGGTAGTCGTCGCCGAGCTGCCGGGCCAGGTCGTGCTCCTCGAACCGCACCGCGACGACGATGTACGCGCTCGCCACCACCGCGAAGTAGAGCCGCCCGACACTCATGTCCGGCGTGACCCAGAACGCGATCAGGAACCCGACCATGAGCGGGTGCCGGACCAGCCGGTACAGCAGCGGCTGGGCGAAGCGCGGCTCGGCGTACTGACGACTGCGGAACCGGGCGAACACCTGCCGGAGTCCGAACAGGTCGAAGTGCCCGATCTGGAACGTGCTGAGCAGAACCAGCCCCCAGCCCAGCAGCTGCCCGGCCCAGACCACCCACCGCAGCCAGCCGTCCGGTACCGACCACACGGTCGCCGGCAGCGGACGCCACAGCCACAGCAGTGCGGCGACGGCCAGGCTCGCGGCCAGGACGTACGTGCTGCGTTCGATCGACGGCGCGACCCACCGCGTCCACCAGCGTTTGAACCACGGGCGGGCCATGACGCTGTGCTGCACCGCGAAGAGCGTCAGCAACGCGGTATCGACCAGCAGCGCGAGCCAGACCGGACCGGTCGGACCGTCGTCGACGTCCTTCGGAACGGCGACGCGGGCCAGGAAGCCGATCGTGTACAGGAACGTGACCAGGAAGAAGACGTAGGCGACGGCGCCGTAACCGGCGACGAGAACACGACGAAGCATCGGGACCCCTCCACTGAAGCCTCGTTCGGTCGATCGACCGAACNNNNNNNNNNNNNNNNNNNNNNNNNNNNNNNCGATCGACCGAACGAGAACTGTCCCGCACCCGACACCGGAGCTCCGTGACCGACACACCGACGCGGATCCTCAGCGCCGCGCGCGACTGCCTGCTCGCCGATGGCTACAGCCGGTTCTCCACCCGCCGGGTGGCGGACACGGCCGGGGTACCGCTCAGCCAGATCCACTACCACTTCGGTACCCGTAAGGCGCTGGTCCTGGCGCTGCTCGCTCGGGAGAACCAGAGCCTGCTGGAGCGTCAGCGCCGGATGTACGGCGCGGAGGCGCCGCTCTGGAAGCGGTACGAGCAGGCCTGCGACTACCTCGACGACGACCTCGCATCCGGCTACGTCCGGGTACTGCAGGAGATGATCGCCGCGGGCTGGTCCGACCAGACGATCGCCCAGGACGTCCTCGCGGTGATCCAGGGCTGGTACGACGTGCTCGGCGAGGTCGCGCGCGAAGCGGAGGCACGCTTCGGCTCCCTCGGCCCGTTCACCGCCGACCAGATCGCCGGTCTCGTCGGCATGGCGTTCCTCGGCGGGGAGGCGCTGGCGCTGCTGGGGGACGCGAAGTGGAGCGACAACGCCCGCAGCGCACTGCGTAGCGTCACCGACCTGATCCGGATGCTGGAAGAGGGCTAACGTCGACCTAGCGTCTTCTCCGGGAGGAAACAGTGAGCGAGCGGATCGAGACCCGCCAGCTGTGGGCGGACGGGCCGGCCGTCGGCGCGATCGGGCTGAGCTGCATGGGAATGACTTGGGCGTACGGCACCGATCCCGGGGCAGACGACCCCGGCGCGGTGATCGGGCGCGCGGTCACGCTCGGCATGACCCTGATCGATACCTCCGATGTGTACGGGCCGTTCACCAACGAGGAGTTGGTCGGCAAAGCGCTGGTCGGGCGGCGCAACGAGGTCACGCTGGCCACCAAGGGCGGGCTGGCCGCGCAGTTCACCCCGGACGGCAATCCGGATGCGTCGCGGATGCCCCGGCCGAACGGCACGCCCGAGCACTTGGAGCGGGCGATCGACGGCTCGTTGCGGCGGCTCGCGGTCGACCACATCGACCTGTACTACCTGCACCGGCCCGACCCGCAGGTGCCGGTCGCCGACAGCATCGGGACGCTCGCCGAGGCGGTACAAGCGGGCAAGATCCGGGCGATCGGCGTCTCCGAGTTCTCCGTCGAGCAGCTCGACGAGGCCGCGGCGGTCCACCCGATCAGCGTGGTGCAGTCCGAGTTGTCGCTCTGGACCCGCGAGCACCTGGAGACCACGCTGCCGTGGTGCGTCCGGAACGGCGCGGGGTTCGTGGCGTTCTCCCCGCTCGGGCGCGGCTTCCTCACCGGCGCCTTCCGCGAGGCGGCGTTCGCGGCGGACGACTTCCGCGCCAGCCTGCCCCGGTTCCAGCAGGAGAACCTGCAGGCCAATCTGGCCATCGTGGACGCGGTGGAGGCGATCGCCGCCCGGTACGACGCGACGGCGGCGCAGGTCGCGCTCGCGTGGGTGCTGGCGCAGGGCGAGAACGTGGTGCCGATCCCCGGCACCCGGCGGATCTCCCGACTGGAGGAGAACGCGGCCGCGGCGGCGCTGCGACTGAGCGCCGACGACCTGGCCGAGCTCGACGCGCTCCCCGCCCCCGCCGGTACGCGCTACTGACACGCACGGGTGCGTGTGCAATCGCGTGACCCCTGGGCTACGAGATCGCACACGCACCCCCGGAGCCTCGTCCTGATGGGATACCGTGACGTGATCCACGTCACAGCCCTCAGCGAGGAGGCGCCGTGTCCCGGACCGCGTTACGCACCGTCAGCTGCGTTCTCACCGGCATCGTGGTGGGCGCCCTCGCGGCGCCGGTGGCCGCGCCCGCGAAAGGGCTCTCGCGGCAGCCGGAGCTGAGTTCCCGCAGCGCTC from Cryptosporangium minutisporangium encodes the following:
- a CDS encoding alpha/beta hydrolase, which produces MKARSPDAEGYVEVGQVTIHYEVAGSGGPTILLLPTWTIVHKRFWKLQVAHLARHHRVVTYDGPGNGRSDRPVVPSAYDQSAQVAYALAVLDATGTERAVVVGLSRAANWALGLAADHPERVLGAVFLGPAVALGGGSPGRNAALRAFDAPPPPLEPSAVPGLRRDPEAHWAKYNRRYWHEHYEDFLWFFFGQCLPEEHSTKAIEDAVGWGCETTAAVLSAEADSVRPDRASIEEWCARTTVPTLVIHGDDDRVIPARVGERLAGLLGGEYVSIAGGGHLPLARDPVRITLLLHEFAERLAPRGRLSRPDQVFRPDPSTPAPTSPVTRTWTTGRTRPRRVLYLSSPIGLGHARRDVAIAAALREHHPDVRIDWLAQHPVTTLLEQAGEHVHPASRWLASESAHVESEAAEHDLHCFEALRRMDEILVANFLLFSDVVADGQYDLVVGDEAWEVDHFLHENPELKRFAYAWFTDFVGYLPMPDGGEREALVAADYNAEMIEHIARYPRVRDRAIFVGDPEDVVPDRFGPGLPRIADWTREHYAFSGYVSTGEPVPDRDELRAALGYRPDERVCVVTVGGSGVGHHLLRRVVDAFPAAARSVPGLRMIVVTGPRIPAAAFPARPGLEVREYVPDLPRHLAACDLAVVQGGLTTCMELTAAGRPFVHVPLRSHFEQNVHVPHRLRRYGAGRRLDYDDLTPETLAAVIREEIGRPVRYRPVATDGAQRAAGLLADLL
- a CDS encoding universal stress protein — its product is MTSTPVVAVGTDGSEPALIAVDWATEYARRHAASVRVVTGLEIPTPLPAYTAYPLPDLREAVGEDARRTVEAAVARIQQHAPEIEVTGSVVAQPPVPALLEASHHADLLVVGCRGLNEFTNLLLGSVSAAVTAHADCSVAVVRGTRAARTDAPVVVGVDGSDREDATLTAAFEEAAQRKAPLVAVHAWSDVTLVATAGAAVGAWPTWDRLREEAANLVDSTLEPWRAKYPSVRVGTHVVRDRPAAALLELGRTAQLLVVGSHGRGGFAGMRLGSVAGRLVHHADCPVLVVRHAVTA
- a CDS encoding putative quinol monooxygenase, producing MTPTATTTVSLYGFVTPKPGHADALRALLTGLVEPSRAEDGNLEYHVHEQEDGRFFLYEVWRSPAALEQHHATPFVRAFLAEFPDHAAGAPEAYSGVMVSPYPARAA
- a CDS encoding MerR family transcriptional regulator; protein product: MKIGELSRATGVSIRLLRYYEEQGLLVSERSAGGHRQYAADAPATVARIRGLLAAGLSTRVIRDLMPCFAGDGIALQACVLDHLTTQLADLEARIADLSDARTALLGILDASTRSPAQLSA
- a CDS encoding TetR/AcrR family transcriptional regulator; protein product: MTDTPTRILSAARDCLLADGYSRFSTRRVADTAGVPLSQIHYHFGTRKALVLALLARENQSLLERQRRMYGAEAPLWKRYEQACDYLDDDLASGYVRVLQEMIAAGWSDQTIAQDVLAVIQGWYDVLGEVAREAEARFGSLGPFTADQIAGLVGMAFLGGEALALLGDAKWSDNARSALRSVTDLIRMLEEG
- a CDS encoding aldo/keto reductase gives rise to the protein MGMTWAYGTDPGADDPGAVIGRAVTLGMTLIDTSDVYGPFTNEELVGKALVGRRNEVTLATKGGLAAQFTPDGNPDASRMPRPNGTPEHLERAIDGSLRRLAVDHIDLYYLHRPDPQVPVADSIGTLAEAVQAGKIRAIGVSEFSVEQLDEAAAVHPISVVQSELSLWTREHLETTLPWCVRNGAGFVAFSPLGRGFLTGAFREAAFAADDFRASLPRFQQENLQANLAIVDAVEAIAARYDATAAQVALAWVLAQGENVVPIPGTRRISRLEENAAAAALRLSADDLAELDALPAPAGTRY
- the mddA gene encoding methanethiol S-methyltransferase — protein: MLRRVLVAGYGAVAYVFFLVTFLYTIGFLARVAVPKDVDDGPTGPVWLALLVDTALLTLFAVQHSVMARPWFKRWWTRWVAPSIERSTYVLAASLAVAALLWLWRPLPATVWSVPDGWLRWVVWAGQLLGWGLVLLSTFQIGHFDLFGLRQVFARFRSRQYAEPRFAQPLLYRLVRHPLMVGFLIAFWVTPDMSVGRLYFAVVASAYIVVAVRFEEHDLARQLGDDYRRYQREVPRFVPRVPGTAGRRRAVPVEPR